A stretch of DNA from Bactrocera neohumeralis isolate Rockhampton chromosome 6, APGP_CSIRO_Bneo_wtdbg2-racon-allhic-juicebox.fasta_v2, whole genome shotgun sequence:
TCAAGCACATGCGCAGCATCATCAGTGGAGAATATGGAGTAGGCGGTGCCGGTGCGGCCAGCGCGAGCGCAACGTCCGACACGATGTACGAATAATTTCGGTTTTCCGGGGAAATGCAAATTTACAACATAATCCAAGCTGGGTATATCGATACCACGTGCCGCCACATCGGTTACAGTTAACACCGAGACTTTCTTATTAACAAATTTGGCTGTGTTAATCTTACGTGCGGCGGGGTCTAAACTAGAATATACGGCCGTATTGGAAATACCGCATTTGGTGAGGATCTAAGTGCAgggaatataaataattttatattttaggaaaaaatactCAGTATCTACTTACATAGCATATCAATTCAACGTGGTGTTGTGTACCAGCGAAGACCACGGTTTGAGCATCTTGCGGTATTACATATTTGAGCAACACGACCAAGGCGGTATAACGTTCGTCCGGACGGCAGTATAAGAATTTAAGCATTAAACCTTCCGGTAATTTAGACTCAACATCTGTTAATATAGAATTTTAATAAGCCGAACATTCTTTGACCAAAAATccatatactcgtatttacCTAAACGCAACAAAACTGGATCGTTTAATCCTGCGCGTGCAAAATTCACTAAAAGTTTGGGTAGAGTAGCCGAGAAGAGCACGGTTTGCTTGGACGCTGGCAAACGGTGCAATGTTTCATTCAGTTGTTGGCCAAAGCCCATTTCAAACAGACGATCTGCCTCATCGAACACCACATATTCTGAAGAAATAATATAGTGAAATTAGTAGTACAGTAAAACTCATAAAGTATCTTAACGCACCAActgaattcaatttcaaatccATTTCAACACACAAATGCAGAAAACGACCTGGCGTAGCCACTATAACGTCGGGACAAGTGTGTATAGCAGAAAACTGCGAGTCCATTGAATCACCACCAAGTACTAAAATTGTTTTCAGATCCATAAAACGTCCCAATTCTTTGATAAACTTGTAAGTCTGCACAGCCAATTCGCGCGTGGGCGAGAGAATTAGAGCACGCGCACCTTTAGTGGGTTCCCTGCTCTTAAGTTTTTCGAACATGGGTATAAGAAAGCAGGCAGTTTTGCCTGAGCCTGTTTTAGCCATAGCCACAACATCGCGGCCTTCAAGTATCAACGGTATGGTCTAAACcgaaatacataagtatgcatatgtaaatataaaatgtttgtgtTGATTTTGTCACAATTTGTAGTGTACCTTTCGCTGTATAGGTGTCGGTATTTTGTATCCACGCTTAGTTATACCTTTTAGTACGTCAAAGGAAAGACCCATCGATTGGAAACCTCCGCTTTTCTTAGATTTGGTTTTACCTTTAACAGTCTCCGTATTGTCACCACCGCCAACATTATCCAGAGATGGAAAGCCGGGTAAGTCTATATCGTCGTGTTTCTTAccctataaattaaaaaacacattttctacAAGTTGATTTTTGAAGCTTTGTAAAATATTACCATTTCGGAAATTTATTGTCTGTTAAATAGAGTTTTTATGATGTTTTTCAGAATAAATGCGGAGCTTCAGACACGTGCAACTTGATTTGTTTTGGTGAcggttttcaaataaaataaatgtcaaaaaaacaaaacggcagTGAACAGCTGACTGCTTTGGTCGACAATGCAGTTCAAATTTAACCCATtacaagtatttttatttaacaattatttaatattaaaaaactttaagtaCCAAATTGGAATGTAAGCAAGCAATGTCCATATTCATGCAAAGTccttacagcaacaacaataacaaagtcgGACAATGGGAACATTGCATAACTGTATAAAATACTATGCACTAACCCGACAACTTTCCAACAGCACCTATTTTAGCCGGGAAAacagttttttgaatttttaagtccTTAGAGTACCTTTTATGTGAGAAAAGGTATGTAAATAATTCGCCGATAAGCCGTACCGATTATACCTCACTTATAACACACATAAACGCCACAGCTCTTGATAATGTCCGTTCAAACTTTTATGCGATCAAATGTTATGCAATTATGATTGAAACTCCTTCATATACTTACTAAACCCTAGTTGCGATTACAAAAGTTTGTCTCTGCTCCTTTTTGGAGTTTTATTTCTTGTGAACTAAACAGTGGATCTTTAACAATAGGTATATATGATTACAAACGCAGAACTGATTTtggtagaaattaaaaatactataaGCCCCAGTCGGCACGGTTGGGTAGATATAACTGCTGTTGGAACGAGGacaacaaaatcaacaacgATTGATACTTCATAGCCACAATGATGCCGAGTTACAGCTATTCCTTCTACATTGAAAGTTTTGAGTTCGCACTTTTCAATATGTTTACCAATTTTCCAAAATGCTGACCattgttttaacattttacaaaatgtttttttttattaattcaaactACGAGATAACATAAACtcacttacatatttttaaaacgtTTTTGTAGTATGCGTGTTAATTTAAATTCtcacttttttttgttatttgcgtTTCTtataaactacatacatatgcattaatgtaaacaaaaatattacttagCTTTTTGACTTCAAATAATGCTtacttcatatatacatacaagaaaattgctaataatttttttttatataattttttcaatataattatgttttaatGCATGTACAGTTTACTATGATTTTTGTGTGTTTACCAAACTTGTTTCATTTGTATTTCATATTTGtcattagaaaaatataaaaatcttaaaGAATTAACAATTTGTGAGATatcaaatttgtatgtatatagttgtttccttgcattattttttcgttaacaacaataaaattaaagtaacaGCAATACGTAAACCCTTTATtgaatcaaaatattaatttgctggtattttttttttgtttttagtgtgAGAAGATTAAAGTGTGTATAACACTGGtgcttattgaaattttatgaatatttagcAGACAACATTTTAGAGCTTACTAATTCAGTGGCGAAGTGCAACGCTTTGCATTTGTTTTATGTTAAGAAagacataaaattaaatatttacagttaagaattaaattaaatggtaGTTCAACTTATTTATGAATGCTCACAATTATTGCAAGCGAGCGCATAACTTATAtgactaaatatatatgtagtttacTTAACGAATGCATACTGCGAATGCCACCACATTCAATTAAAGGCGCTTCAACTCGAATGATCATTACACAACTACACTTCTTGTTTGCGTGTTTATGCCTGTATATTGTAGCTAATTACAAAAtactttcaattaaataaaaagtaagaaatttaatgaataCCACTAAATGACATACTATTAGTGGCTACCACTAGGTATCCACATAGCCATCATCCGTTTTCTCCACTAGCAACAGCTCCTCCAAACGATCCAAACGCTGACGCATCTCCTCCTTCTCCTTTTGTGCTGCATCGAATTTGCGCTTCAAATCGTCGTTCTGCCGACGTAGCTCGTATAGTTGACGGCATATTTCCGGCACAGATAGCAGAGAGATGACAGTGGAGCCTGCTTGTGGTTTGGCAGCTTCACCGCCGGACATGCTGAGTTTAGTGCCAACCAGCGTGCCTTGCTTGGTCGTCAACTGACGTATTACTTGCGGCGCAGCGATATTCAACAATTGTTTAGTGCCTTGTATGCTGACGTTAGATAGTTTTTGCTGTGgctgattttgtttttgggCTTGTTgagtttgttgctgctgctgctgtgtaTGTTCGCTGTCCGACAATTCGGTATCACTATCGGTTGGTGCCAGCTGTATTATCGAATCAATATCATCATCCTCGGCTATTATAGTCGACGGTTGCTCCGTCTTTACCACTGTTTGGCCAGCTTTCAACTGCAAGGagacaaaattttttggttatggttaaaaagttgaaagaaaaattttgttacatagaaaaataaaaacataaaataaatgataaaactaattaataataaaaaaatatataaataaactatataataaaaaatatataaataaactatataataaaaaatatttaaataaattcacaagaaattaaattaagcgCACAAAACacgtttgtttacaaaaatctatgtatgtgtttatttataaaacaacttGACATTTATTATTGGCTAAGTAATTGAAAATACCTGTCGTTGTGCTAAGGTGCGTGTATTGGTGTAAACCTGTCGATTACCAGGATTAAGTATTCGTTGTTCTTCGCTTATTTGTCTTATACGCGCCAAACGTTCACTACAAATAGAGAAGAGCTCTAATTAAGATATAAGATTTATGTAGACTGAATTACCTCGCCATGGAAGCAGGTATCTTTTGCACGCCTTTAATGTTTGTATTGCCGTAGAACTTTTTAAAATCGTTTAGTGAAATGATGCGCACGTTCTGAAAAAgagtaatttgtttttaatttttaatatttttttcggtaaAGTGTTGTGTGAGTTAGTAAGCGCATTCAATTCCATGAATCTTATTACTTTCACAAGCGCCTAAGAGCTTCTACTAACCTTGTACATATTGAGATTATCTTTCGCTTTGGATATGATGCTCGCTCGCGCTTTGTAATTTTGCGTACGCGATGCTAGCGTGCCGCGCACGGGCAAGACCGTATAATTTCGTACATTGCTGGTATTGGAATTCGCGTTTCCACTGCTGCTGGAGGCACTTTTACCGTTATTAttgttatgtatttttttagtcTCATTAAGCAACAATTTGCCACCCTCGGACAGCACCAGTTGGCGCCCGTTTTGCAAGGCAGTGGCGAGCAGCTCCTTTGAAGTGTCTTCGTCCTCTGGCATCATCGAAATGCCATGGTCCTTCAGCATATTGATAGTGGTCTTGTCCAGAACGCCGGTTTCTAGTGGTAAATTATTGCaattataataattagttaCAACACTTggtttatgttaaaaataaataccctTAATGTTTGCCAAATCCGATATTTTGGACTCTGCGAAGTCGCTATTATTTGTTAGCTCATCGTCGACTTCCAGTGTGATTTTTGTGGAGCTTGCCGCTTCTTCTGCGCTAAAATTTGTCAAACCCATTATGGAGTTCACCGCATCAGATGTCTCTTTCTGCAATGTggcatttcattaaaatatattcaatatgattttttacatttgtattAGATATACTATATGCACAAAAGTACTaacagaaatttagaaaaatatactaCTAGAAATTATTAGATAAATTTTGAAGCATTGTCTTCGGCCAAATTGTTAATAATacgcacaaaaacaaattaatatcgaaaaggcatacatacatatatctaaacaAGCTAACTTGAATACCTACTTTGAAACGCTTGGCCCGCACCTGTGAgcatatttatgatttttttagcataagttgtatgtatgaatgcacgcgtatttgtaatagaaaagcacaaacaaaattaaaaatttaagcggggttctttgtaaaatatacatatttatgtatataactgcGAATTATAATGTAACACTAAATGTTGCTGTCAAAAGTGCCACAACCAACAGCACTCATTATATATCTGTTAGAACTTATGCTCACCTCATGCTCCTCATTATATTTGCGGTTTATTTGCGATTGCCGTGCAGATTCCAATTCCTCAAGTAAGTCAGCTTGTTCTGTCAACACTGCGAGAGCGATGGGAGTTTTGCCGAATTTGGAAGTAACCGTCACGTCAGCGTTGTGCTTAAGCAGCAGACGCGCAATGGACTTATGACCTTTTTCCACAGCCCAATGCAAAGGTGTCATGCGTAACTAAAAAGTGTgaaaaagcaaatatataaataaataaattgcttaCGAGGAAACTTCACAAACGTACCATATCTCGTGGATTTACTATGCATTTTTTGGCTAGCAAAAGTTCCACAATGCGTTCATTGCCGTAGAAGCACGCCATGTGCAGCGGTGTACGATCTACTTTTGTTTTCGAGTCCTTATTGATGCCGCCCTTCAAAAGCGCGTCACACACCTCATATTGGTTATTCATAGCTGCAAAATGTAGCGCCGACATGCCcaactacaaataaaattataaaattttatgttattatcCATCCAGTAATTTGCCAAGCCAACAGCATACCGCCAGCCACAACCACACAATAATACATACCCAATCCGAGGTGAATGGTGCTCCGCGCGACAACATATTTTTCACTCCCTTCAGATCACCGTCCCGCGCGTACTGTAACAGTTGTTTACCCAAATCCACTACGGTTGTTGGTACATTGAATGTATTGAGCGCCTTATTGCTGACATCCACTTCCGTACGCTATAGcaccaaattaaaaattgcaacaaatacaaacacagGAATTGTTAAACAATGGTGCAACACTGTTAGCTGTAGTAAAACTTACAATTTTATAGTTCATTAAATTCACTAATTGCCCAATGGAAGTGCCACTTGCAGGATATACACTTCCATCCGCTCGTAAAGTGGCCACAACTTTATTgtcgccaccgccgccgccgcctaCCATTTTCCACGTTCGTTTCACTATGCCTTTTGCTTCGAACGTACTGAGACTGTGTCACAAACTCGACTGTTAATGTTGGTGTATTGAAATCTGTGAAAACATTTggaatttgttaaatttatcaaaaacaaaattaaaattaaaggaaaaggAAACAAGGCGCACGTACAATAAAAGCAAGCTTTTTCTTTTCCGTCACTTCGTTCGCGTCGATTCGTTTTGTGATGTTGCTTCGTTGACCAAGTGTGGATAAAAacaaaatgccaacaacaataacaatcagcgcagggttgcattttataGTAATGCAAATGTTTGATTTGTTTTAACATTGAAGAACTGcagttattatttaaaaagttgatATTTAAGTTTTGTGACTTAAATTACAagtaacatatttaaaaaaggaattttcaattaaatttttagtcgtTTTCTATGAGAATGTATTGTATGAAATAACTTTACGACTTCTTCATTAgaccaaaacatttttaataattattttaataaatgtttagaAATATGTACGGCAATTtactttcaatatatattttgtattttattatttttttagttttctaatattataatttttatttttgataaatatttttttattcttattaccACTGTAtgtattgtttattatataaatatggattatttaaattataatttcaattcacaaattacttgaaaatatttgataaaatttttttttaactaaaaaatagtAGCATCGCTTTAGTTACTTTCAACGGAAGTGCAACTAGTGGCGTCCAGTACCAACAAATGTGACACTGTGTCGTGGAAATGCCATAATGCTCTGCAAATGTCGCCAAAGTACGGAAATGGCGGAGAAACGTATTTTGTCAAAACTATTTCCAAGCGCCACTCTGTGTACTTACCAAATATCTGAGCATGATTTCGATCTTTGCACACTTATAAAGCAATAAATTAGTGTATTTACCAATTTGATAcaatttctaataataatattataaactttttgtcgcaaacacaaattttaatacatttatacTTCCACTTGACTATGCGTTGCGCAAACTGGCTTGGTCACTTTCAATGTTTCCGTTCTTCTTTTTCCTGATTTTTCTCTAACGTTAATCTGATTTTTCTTATGCATTCAGCGCTTTGCTCGACTTCGTTCGTCCAgatgtacatagatatatgaatgtgtgtctGTTTAGATGTATGCTTTTTGTTTGTGTAGTATGTATGAATTTTCGTTCATTCCTTTGTATATTTGCGCGTTTGTGAGTTTATTCACATCCGTTTGTTGCGGCTGAGAGCAATtcgtacaaataaaaaaaaataaattaaatcaaaccGGAAGCAATTAAATTCGCTGCTTTGGAAAAAGCaagtgtatatgcatatgtattaatatatttacatacatatatatacgtatataaataGGTACATAAATACGAGTATTTGCATGAGTTCATTGAAAAGTCAAGAAGTTGACGAATTAcgcaattaaatataaatcaatgCGCGAAATTTACCTATGAAAACACATGCTAAGTAAACATACATAACTGAAATTGATgcataactacatatgtatgtgtacatatctaTTTACAGCAAGCGATATTAAGCCTAACAGAAACGCAGTGTGCTTTCCTCCCATtcttatttgtaatatttttgattagtttgttgctgttgctttaattttctttttgcgTGCCTGCATTgctaaataaatgcatttatacgTACGTATGAATGTTACATGTGCATGgctgtacgtatgtatgttcatacatccacaaacacatatttatgtgGCGGCATTTGCCCGAGGATtcattttgcaaatttgtttttgtgttagcGCGATTTGAAGTGTTAATGCTTCGTTTTTTATCATCATTTTTGACACATCACCTGATTCTTGTAATATTTATTCTCTTACACATCTCGTGTTCTAGTGATCATGCAGGCTGCGTATTGCCGGTGTTTAAGAgtgtaaataaattaagttttgagttaatattattatttattgtcaAATATGTGCTGGTGAATTTCTCTGtagtttaatatattacaataaaaataaagtgaagTGAGTGTGAAATGTGTTTGCTGTGCAAGTCGTTGCCTGTAGATTCCTGTTCATTGTCAGGTGTTTTTGCTGAATGCATTCGCGGTTGCGGTACAgtgcatatatgcatgtacatacatatataactgttGTTATGTTTTCAATCACTTACAATGCGCTGGGCTGTTGTATATTAAAGTTATGTActggttaaaaatttaattggtaAGTTGTTTGATTTTATTGCTATTGCATACAATTGAAAAGTACATAAGCAAACCATGATGAGTTAAGGGTtttgcatatacttatgtatacaagCATTAAACATGTATTGTATACCAAATATGCAAGTGTAAAATTGTAACGGCTCTATCGAAGGTGTTATAAGCATGGTAgagttacttttatttattaattagtcATATGTCAGTTTTTGGTACGTATTTGTGTttttactatgtacatacatatgtatgtatttgcaattgtacatacatatacaactaTTATCGTTTATTTTGATTGAAATACAAGGATAGAGTTAGTTAAAGGTGTTGAaatgttattgcttttttttacatacGGTTATAAATTGGGTGAGTTTGTCTATGGAATCTTGACAAGAAAGAATCAGATGAGTAAATTTGTAAATCTGACTCTCGCGCGACAGACTCTGTGAATAAAGTCAAGTGCCTGCTTGTAGGTTaagcgatatacatatgtacatacatacatgcatacatatgttcgGTAAATGCTCAAAATACAGTGTTGGGAAAAATAACAGGCACATGTTGgttcataatttaaattaaccaaaaattaaatttcactttgTGCACTTGGAAATTACAAAAGAAACGAAAcgcttaaaacttaaaacactagatttatatataaatactaatatatattttctttgaaagcCAC
This window harbors:
- the LOC126761895 gene encoding ankyrin repeat domain-containing protein 18A isoform X2, coding for MVGGGGGGDNKVVATLRADGSVYPASGTSIGQLVNLMNYKIRTEVDVSNKALNTFNVPTTVVDLGKQLLQYARDGDLKGVKNMLSRGAPFTSDWLGMSALHFAAMNNQYEVCDALLKGGINKDSKTKVDRTPLHMACFYGNERIVELLLAKKCIVNPRDMLRMTPLHWAVEKGHKSIARLLLKHNADVTVTSKFGKTPIALAVLTEQADLLEELESARQSQINRKYNEEHEKETSDAVNSIMGLTNFSAEEAASSTKITLEVDDELTNNSDFAESKISDLANIKETGVLDKTTINMLKDHGISMMPEDEDTSKELLATALQNGRQLVLSEGGKLLLNETKKIHNNNNGKSASSSSGNANSNTSNVRNYTVLPVRGTLASRTQNYKARASIISKAKDNLNMYKNVRIISLNDFKKFYGNTNIKGVQKIPASMASERLARIRQISEEQRILNPGNRQVYTNTRTLAQRQLKAGQTVVKTEQPSTIIAEDDDIDSIIQLAPTDSDTELSDSEHTQQQQQQTQQAQKQNQPQQKLSNVSIQGTKQLLNIAAPQVIRQLTTKQGTLVGTKLSMSGGEAAKPQAGSTVISLLSVPEICRQLYELRRQNDDLKRKFDAAQKEKEEMRQRLDRLEELLLVEKTDDGYVDT
- the LOC126761895 gene encoding ankyrin repeat domain-containing protein 18A isoform X3 codes for the protein MVGGGGGGDNKVVATLRADGSVYPASGTSIGQLVNLMNYKIRTEVDVSNKALNTFNVPTTVVDLGKQLLQYARDGDLKGVKNMLSRGAPFTSDWLGMSALHFAAMNNQYEVCDALLKGGINKDSKTKVDRTPLHMACFYGNERIVELLLAKKCIVNPRDMLRMTPLHWAVEKGHKSIARLLLKHNADVTVTSKFGKTPIALAVLTEQADLLEELESARQSQINRKYNEEHEVRAKRFKKETSDAVNSIMGLTNFSAEEAASSTKITLEVDDELTNNSDFAESKISDLANIKETGVLDKTTINMLKDHGISMMPEDEDTSKELLATALQNGRQLVLSEGGKLLLNETKKIHNNNNGKSASSSSGNANSNTSNVRNYTVLPVRGTLASRTQNYKARASIISKAKDNLNMYKNVRIISLNDFKKFYGNTNIKGVQKIPASMARQISEEQRILNPGNRQVYTNTRTLAQRQLKAGQTVVKTEQPSTIIAEDDDIDSIIQLAPTDSDTELSDSEHTQQQQQQTQQAQKQNQPQQKLSNVSIQGTKQLLNIAAPQVIRQLTTKQGTLVGTKLSMSGGEAAKPQAGSTVISLLSVPEICRQLYELRRQNDDLKRKFDAAQKEKEEMRQRLDRLEELLLVEKTDDGYVDT
- the LOC126761895 gene encoding ankyrin repeat domain-containing protein 18A isoform X1 — encoded protein: MVGGGGGGDNKVVATLRADGSVYPASGTSIGQLVNLMNYKIRTEVDVSNKALNTFNVPTTVVDLGKQLLQYARDGDLKGVKNMLSRGAPFTSDWLGMSALHFAAMNNQYEVCDALLKGGINKDSKTKVDRTPLHMACFYGNERIVELLLAKKCIVNPRDMLRMTPLHWAVEKGHKSIARLLLKHNADVTVTSKFGKTPIALAVLTEQADLLEELESARQSQINRKYNEEHEVRAKRFKKETSDAVNSIMGLTNFSAEEAASSTKITLEVDDELTNNSDFAESKISDLANIKETGVLDKTTINMLKDHGISMMPEDEDTSKELLATALQNGRQLVLSEGGKLLLNETKKIHNNNNGKSASSSSGNANSNTSNVRNYTVLPVRGTLASRTQNYKARASIISKAKDNLNMYKNVRIISLNDFKKFYGNTNIKGVQKIPASMASERLARIRQISEEQRILNPGNRQVYTNTRTLAQRQLKAGQTVVKTEQPSTIIAEDDDIDSIIQLAPTDSDTELSDSEHTQQQQQQTQQAQKQNQPQQKLSNVSIQGTKQLLNIAAPQVIRQLTTKQGTLVGTKLSMSGGEAAKPQAGSTVISLLSVPEICRQLYELRRQNDDLKRKFDAAQKEKEEMRQRLDRLEELLLVEKTDDGYVDT